A window from Seriola aureovittata isolate HTS-2021-v1 ecotype China chromosome 14, ASM2101889v1, whole genome shotgun sequence encodes these proteins:
- the six3a gene encoding homeobox protein SIX3a, translating to MVFRSPLELYPSHFFLPNFADRPLLLANSAPTTRSPEDLSMFQLPTLNFSPEQVASVCETLEETGDIERLGRFLWSLPVAPGACEAINKHESILRARAVVAFHTGNFRDLYHILENHKFTKDSHGKLQAMWLEAHYQEAEKLRGRPLGPVDKYRVRKKFPLPRTIWDGEQKTHCFKERTRSLLREWYLQDPYPNPSKKRELAQATGLTPTQVGNWFKNRRQRDRAAAAKNRLQHQAIGPTGMRSLSEAGLTPHSSAESPSTAASPTTSVSSMTERVDTGTSILSVTSSDSECDV from the exons ATGGTTTTCAGATCCCCTTTAGAGCTTTATCCCTCCCATTTCTTCCTGCCAAACTTCGCTGATCGCCCTCTGCTCCTGGCGAACAGCGCTCCCACCACCAGGTCTCCAGAAGACTTGTCCATGTTTCAGCTACCGACCCTCAACTTCTCCCCGGAGCAGGTGGCGAGCGTCTGCGAGACGCTGGAGGAGACCGGGGACATCGAACGGCTGGGCCGCTTCCTCTGGTCCCTGCCTGTGGCTCCGGGAGCGTGCGAGGCGATCAACAAGCACGAGTCCATCCTGCGCGCCCGGGCCGTGGTGGCGTTCCACACGGGGAATTTCAGAGACCTCTACCACATCCTGGAGAACCACAAGTTCACCAAGGACTCACACGGCAAACTGCAAGCCATGTGGCTGGAAGCACACTACCAGGAGGCCGAGAAGCTCCGCGGTCGTCCCCTCGGACCGGTCGATAAGTACCGGGTGCGGAAGAAGTTTCCGCTGCCTCGGACCATCTGGGACGGCGAGCAGAAGACGCACTGTTTCAAAGAGCGGACACGGAGCCTGCTGAGGGAGTGGTACCTTCAGGACCCATATCCAAACCCCAGCAAGAAAAGGGAACTGGCTCAAGCCACTGGACTCACTCCTACACAGGTCGGAAACTGGTTTAAAAACCGGAGGCAACGAGACAGAGCCGCGGCAGCCAAAAACAG gCTCCAGCACCAAGCAATAGGACCGACCGGTATGAGGTCCCTCTCAGAGGCCGGCCTCACCCCTCACAGCTCGGCAGAGTCGCCTTCAACCGCGGCCAGTCCCACCACCAGCGTTTCCAGTATGACAGAGAGAGTTGATACTGGGACGTCCATCCTGTCCGTCACATCCAGTGACTCGGAGTGCGATGTATGA